The genomic window CCTCCGCCAGCAGCTTCAGCAGCTCGTTGGGACGGCCTTCGGCCTTGATGCGACGCCCCGCTTCGAGGGCGGCGCCACGGAAGCGCTCGTGGAGATCCTGGCGATCGCCGCCGCGCTTGACGGCCTCCATGAGGAGCACCTCGGCGGCCATGAAGGGCAGCTCCTGGCCGAGGCGCGCCTCGATCATCTTCGGGTAGACCACGAGGCCCGAGGCCACATTGCGGAAGAGCACCAGAATGGCGTCCACCGCCAGCAGGCCTTGGCTGATGGTGAGGCGGCGGTGGGCGCTGTCGTCCAGGGTGCGCTCCATCCACTGGCTGGCGCTGGTCTGATAGCTGGAGGGCATGAGGCCCAGGACGAAGCGGGCGAGGCTGTTGATGCGCTCCGAGCGCATGGGATTGCGCTTGTAGGGCATGGCGCTGGAGCCGATCTGCTTCGACTCGAAGGGCTCCTCGACCTCTTTCAGGTGCTGGAGCAGGCGCAGGTCGCAGGCGAATTTCGAGGCGGAAGCCGCGATGCCGCAGAGTACCTGGCCGATGCGATCCTCCAGCTTGCGGGTGGCCGTCTGGCCGCTGACGGGGATCGCGGCAAAGCCCACCTTCTCGCAGAAGCGCTGTTCCAGGGCCTCCACCTTCGCGCCGTCGCCTTCGAAGAGTTCGAGGAAGCTGGCCTGGGTGCCCGTGGTGCCCTTCACGCCGCGCACGGGGGTGGTGCGGATGAGGTGGTCCAGGTCCTCCAGATCGAGCAGCAGGTCTTGGATCCACAGGGTGGCGCGCTTGCCCACGGTGGTGGGCTGGGCGGGCTGGAAGTGGGTGAAGCCCAGCGTGGGCTGGTCCTGCCACTGGGCGGCAAAGGCCGACAGGGCCGAGATCGCGTCCTGAAGGCGCCGCCGCAACAGGGTCAGGGCCTCCTGTGCGATGAGCAGGTCCCCGTTGTCCGTCACGAAGCAGCTGGTGGCGCCCAGGTGGATGATGGGCCGCGCGCCGGGCGCCTGCTCGCCCCAGGCGTGGATGGCGGCCATGACATCGTGGCGCAGGGCCGCTTCGTGGCGGGCGATGGCCTCGAGATCCACGGCGTCCTGGGTGGCCTTCAGCTCGTCGACCTGGGCCTTCGTCACCGGCAGCCCCAGCTCGGATTCGGCTTCCGCCAGGGCGATCCAGAGCCGCCGCCAGACCCGCTGGCGGTACAGCGGCGACAACAGGCGCACCATGGCCTTGCTGGCGTACCGGCTGGCCAGGGGGTGCTCGAATCGCTCCAGCTCGGGACCATCGTGGGGCGGGAGAAAGGGCATAAGAACTCCGGCCCTCCAGTGTCGCACGGCCGCGGACCTGTGATTCCGCTCACGAAGAGGCTTCCTTGGCCCTGGCGCACCGCGGCTAGGATAGGGGCATCACCCGGGAGCCCCCGCCATGTACGAAGTCATCCGAACCTCCGACCCC from Geothrix sp. includes these protein-coding regions:
- the purB gene encoding adenylosuccinate lyase, with amino-acid sequence MPFLPPHDGPELERFEHPLASRYASKAMVRLLSPLYRQRVWRRLWIALAEAESELGLPVTKAQVDELKATQDAVDLEAIARHEAALRHDVMAAIHAWGEQAPGARPIIHLGATSCFVTDNGDLLIAQEALTLLRRRLQDAISALSAFAAQWQDQPTLGFTHFQPAQPTTVGKRATLWIQDLLLDLEDLDHLIRTTPVRGVKGTTGTQASFLELFEGDGAKVEALEQRFCEKVGFAAIPVSGQTATRKLEDRIGQVLCGIAASASKFACDLRLLQHLKEVEEPFESKQIGSSAMPYKRNPMRSERINSLARFVLGLMPSSYQTSASQWMERTLDDSAHRRLTISQGLLAVDAILVLFRNVASGLVVYPKMIEARLGQELPFMAAEVLLMEAVKRGGDRQDLHERFRGAALEAGRRIKAEGRPNELLKLLAEDPAWAMTEAELAALLDARRFTGRAGDQVRQFLAGPVAAALKDHAPADEAAVRV